TTATGTTTGCGGCAGATTCTTGTAGTAGGAAGTGACAGTGGGACAGACTCTCACAATGCCCTTACCTTTGATAGAAGAGGTTGAGTTTGCTGACAGTGAAAATCATAATTAGAATTAAGGCCTTTCACTGAAAGTCTGTTAAGACTGTTCATCAAACATCATTATTCTTCATTGGAGACCTTAACTagaataagtaatttttttttttcaagcctgCTTTGCAACTGAGCCAAAGGCATACTGAGCATCTCCAAGTCCCAACTGACTGCTGGCTGCTGCACTTTCTTAGTGATCTTGTGTTGTTACCCTGTGTGGAAGAATGTGCCTAATTTTCTGACACAATATTTTAATCCAAATATGGAGTAATCAGAATGTGAGAGAAAAACCCAAATACTATGTGTCGTTGGGAAAAAATAGCTATGCCAGAATGTATTggtagagattttttttttttttttttgggggggggagtGTGTCTGATATGGCAAAATTAATTAGTGTGTGGAGGtcagtgattaaatttatacaTGGGGTGCAAGATATTCAATATATCTTTAGGTTATCATTCAGATAAGAAGTCATGCCGACTTTGTATGGTGCATGTTGTGTTCATGACCAAACAGCAAGAAGAAATttctgtaaatttttatttcgaTGGAATATTTCTTTGGTACAAATTTTGCCCATGCAGGATTCATCTCCTGTTTATGCATAACATTTTTAAGTAGTATGTACCCTGTCTTAACGTTCTGCATGTTGGTTTCTGCAGACTTGGTTGCAATTGCAGAAAGATTGGCTACTGTCAAGCATAAGATACTAGTTTTATCGGGGAAGGGTGGAGTTGGCAAAAGCACATTCTCTGCCCAACTGTCATTTGCTTTAGCAGCAATGGACTTCCAGGTAGGTCTACTTGACATTGACATTTGTGGCCCGAGCATACCCAAGATGCTTGGCCTAGAAGGTCAAGATGTCCACCAGAGCAACCTTGGTTGGTCTCCCGTCTATGTTGAGTCCAACCTTGGCGTCATGTCGATTGGATTCATGCTTCCTAACCCTGATGAAGCTGTCATATGGAGAGGCCCACGCAAGAATGGGCTCATCAAGCAATTCCTGAAGGACGTGTACTGGGGTGAACttgattttttggttgttgATGCTCCTCCCGGGACCTCAGACGAGCACATCTCAATTGTCCAATTGCTCGAGGCTACTGGAATAGATGGTGCAATTATAGTCACCACTCCACAAGAAGTCTCCTTGATTGATGTGCGGAAAGAAGTGAGTTTCTGCAAGAAAGTTGGAGTTCAGGTTCTCGGGGTTGTTGAGAACATGAGTGGCTTGTGCCAACCAGTGATGGATTTCAAGTTTATGAGGATGACGGAGACAGGTGAACAAAAAGATGTTACAGAGTGGGTTAAGGAATATCTGAGAGAAAAAGCCCCAGAACTTCAAAATTTGATAGCTTGCAGTGAAGTCTTTGATAGCAGTGGTGGTGGTGCAGAAAAAATGTCTAGGGAAATGGGTGTGCCTTTTCTTGGCAAGGTACCATTGGACCCACAGCTCTGCAAGGCAGCTGAAGAAGGTAGATCCTGCTTTGCTGATAAAAAATGCCCAGTGAGCGCTCCTGCACTGAAGATGATCATAGAAAAACTAATAGAAGAGCATGGGTTCTCAAAAATGTTGGTAGATGATAGTGCATAGGCTATTAGCTTTGGCTAGTGGTGCTAGTGGATCAAAATTTTGTCTGTGTTCTTCTGTCCCCTTTTATCTATAAATGGCATGAATTTCATTTGTTTGTGGCGTTTACATTACTTTTTAAGTTATATGTAACAGCAGAGTTGTTTATACATGACCACTGGTGAATGTAATGACCCTTTTTTTGCtgtttcaattaaaaagatACCCCTTCTTGTATCTGCCACAGTAAATCAGTGATGGTTCCATAACATTATAGAATGTGCGTTATTTATTGGTTTTAGATGCTTACAATGATTTTGATATGCATAACTTACCAATAATAGTTACCAATTGTGTGCATCTCTGGACACCGGATAGACAGCAGAGGGAGATTCTTGTATTAAAAGTGActacctttttctctctctttttttttttttttagttttttccttCATATAGAGGCTTGTTTGAAACCATCAATTCCAAGTTCCATGAAGAGCACACGGGTGATATTTATATGCCACTatgttttttttggtaaagaagCTAGAGAACTGCAATGCTGATAAGATAACACACGAAATGTCTCATCGTGTGTTATCTTATCAGCATCAAGCcattttttgagaaatataagAGTGACACGTACAAGAGGGACTTTTAGACTTACTTATGTTCAGCGCATGTGTTCTGGCTATAATTTTTTGGGCATGtatactcatttttatttttataaagagaataaacttaatacataaataaaccTTGAGCATaaataaagcataaataaaccTTGAGCATTTGAGTTAACTAACAAGGAACATCTATGAGCAATGCTTGAATTATAGCGAAAAAATAAGCTGTTTACCAAACTTAAGAAATGTGAATTTTGGAGGGAGAAGGTGTCATTCTATGCTTCCAATTATATGTCAACATGTGATTGAAACCATGTTagctactaaaaaaatttaacaccttCTAATCATATGCTGACACGTGtcaacaagttgtaaaagagttgtacAGTCTAACATTCTTTCTTTCAATAAAGAATGTGAAATAAAATCCCAATCCTGACTAATACACGGAACACTACTTAACTCAAAAGCTTTACTACAATACATAGAAAATCTGCACATCTCACTACATTtgcataattaatattttaatttgataattaaaatattaaatcagcAATGATTGAACTCGTCGCTGTTAACGATCCTTTCATCACCACTGATTACATGgtccctcctctctctctctctctactttcATATAATTTACAATGTTTGTTGAGATTTTCATGGTAGCCAAAAGCTGGCTATTgaatttttcttcctttttgaatGATTTGTACTTCGGCAATGTAATGCATGCATTAAATAAAAATCCAGTTTTGCTAAGTCTAATTCTGGAATTGTGCTGCACAGACCTACATGTTTAAGTATGACACTACTCACGGCCAGTGGAAGCACCATGAACTCAAGGTTCACGACTCCAAGACCCTTCTCTTTGGGGACAAGCAGGTCACTGTTTTTGGTATCAGGTATTATCTGCTTCTGTTTCCTTAATTATTTGCTTCTTATCTAGAGGGGAATGAGAAATGAGGTGAGGTCATGAGAGATGTTTTGTAATAACTGATATTTGAGGATGGCATTGGTAATTTGGTGGATTTACTTCCATATCACTTGGTCTCTGTTTTCAACTGGCTTAAACATTACTTGAGTTTATCTTGCTTCCTCGATCGATGTTGAGTTTCCATGTTCCGAGTTTTGTGAATGATTTTATCGATTTTGGATGGGCATATGTAGGAATGAGGATGCAAAAAATGTTTTGctatttctttaaattgttgtaattggCGCACTCAAACGTATTCTCTAAAAATAGATGTTGCATGTTTTGTTAATCTTAATAAAAATGGTAAGCGATAATTATATCTAAAGCAGTGTACTAGGGGAGGCATGCA
This window of the Corylus avellana chromosome ca5, CavTom2PMs-1.0 genome carries:
- the LOC132183293 gene encoding cytosolic Fe-S cluster assembly factor NBP35; this encodes MENKAATMENGEIPENANEHCPGPKSESAGQSDACQGCPNQEVCATVPKGPDPDLVAIAERLATVKHKILVLSGKGGVGKSTFSAQLSFALAAMDFQVGLLDIDICGPSIPKMLGLEGQDVHQSNLGWSPVYVESNLGVMSIGFMLPNPDEAVIWRGPRKNGLIKQFLKDVYWGELDFLVVDAPPGTSDEHISIVQLLEATGIDGAIIVTTPQEVSLIDVRKEVSFCKKVGVQVLGVVENMSGLCQPVMDFKFMRMTETGEQKDVTEWVKEYLREKAPELQNLIACSEVFDSSGGGAEKMSREMGVPFLGKVPLDPQLCKAAEEGRSCFADKKCPVSAPALKMIIEKLIEEHGFSKMLVDDSA